The following DNA comes from Candidatus Saccharibacteria bacterium.
CTTTTGCTCAAGCTGATCGAAGCTAACTCTCTCGACTTTTACATCGACTCCGATCTCTTGACCATATCCAGCCTTAATCTTGAGGTAGCTTTCAATCACTGGATCTTGATTGGCCACTAAAACTATAAGCTTGGGTTGCCTGGCCAACTCCTGAACCTGCAAGATTTGATCCTGTTTGATTTGCTCAACGATGGTTTTGGTCAGTAGTAACATAGATTATTCATTAATCAAAAAGTAATATAGTTTATTGTAATGATTCTAAGCTCGTAATTGCCTCAGGTGAACCAAAAAATCAATTATGGTGGGTCTAAGTGGACTTGAACCACTGACCTCGTCATTATCAGTGACGCGCTCTAACCAGCTGAGCTATAGACCCTTGATGCTTGCAAGCCTGACTGTTTAATCTAGCGACCCTGCAAAACAACTATGGTATTGTAATACTTTTGAGACTATTTCACAAGACTTATATTCCTGCTCCTGTGAAACAGTCTCAGGAATGAGAAGTTATATTAATAATGCTGAATTTACCATCCAACATTCTAACCCTAAAACCAACTACTTCCATTAACTCTGTAATTTTGTACCCTTTAAATCCTAATTCTAATAAGCTTTCTGCAATTTTCAGTGGGTCTATATCTGTCCTATCGTCAAACAATGTCATCCCTGTCCCTACTGCCTCCTCAAACTTCTCTAGTGTAACCTTATCTAAATCTAAGCAATTTACGACAACAGTTTTAATTGTAGCCGGAATATCAACCCGGTCTTTATATTCCAAATTATCCTGAAGCCACTCTAGATCTTTCCATGATACACTATTAAATTTTTCGCATCCCCCTCTTTCAAGAAAATACTCTGGGTCAGTTAACCCAGCAATTGTTCTATCATTCAGACACCTTACAAGATGTGACCATACCTCTGACCCATATCTCACGATGCAGGCCTGTCTAACCTTATCGTTGTCAATGCTCTCATTTGACTCAAAAAACGATTCCCCATACATAGAATTGTATCTTTCTGCAATAGAAGGAATTGGTATTAATCGATCAAAATATCTAAGTCTATCTAAATCATTATTAGCAATTTCAACTGCCAAACCTAATGAATTTATGTAATGTTCATCAAAAAATAAATTCAATACATCTATTAGTTCTGCAAACCTTGCTTGTATTATACTTTTGGCTTCTTCAGATAGCAATTCATCTGCTTCATCTGAATTGAAATTAAAAAAATTCAAAATTTTAGGTATCATTGAATCTAGGTCTTCACACATTATTAACCACTCACCTAGTATGGTATTGCGGTCTGCCTGTTTAAGATTTCCCAGCATAGTACGTGCATCTGTAGGGTTCAAATCAAAATCCCTAAAAGTACTCTGTGCTAGATCATGCAATCTTTCATTTTGGGCACTTACTCTATTTTGTATGCTACTGCTTGGATCTGTCTTTTTATACTGATCCAGCTGGCTAGCCAAGCTACCTTCATTAACTGATAAAATTCTGGCTATTTCGCGTATCTGGCTATTCTCAGGTATTGGTAATTGTGTACCATACTTCGCAAGAAGTTCGTTAATCTTATCCCTTTCTTCCAGAAAACAACGAGCCAAATTAGCTAAATCTGGATCCCCTACATCATTCCTGGGAAAACCACAGTGCCTGGATAACATATAAAACTCTCCAGAAGATAGATACCGACCCAATAGCTCACGTTCATCCCGGATTTGTTCTTCAACCAATTCAGAATTAATTCCTAAAGAACTCAACCTTGAGACCGGTTTTGCAAACTTTCCACCAAACTCTAAATACTTTCCCAGCAACAACTTTCCCTCTCCAGCCATCACTTCCTCATGCAAGATTTTTATCAATTCTTCCCAGCCTTCTAAATCTTCCAAACTTATATCATAAGGAAGACCAGATACGTACTGTTCGACTTGGTAAGAAAACCAACTTTTAGCCCTATCAATATCCAAACCCCTGTCTAATATAATATCATGTAATTGATTCTTTAATATAACTGAATATCTTCCTAATATTGATACCAGAATTGGCCTTATTACTTGCCGATATTCCTCCAGCCAACTCCGAAATTGTATCCTTACCATTTGTATATCCTTGTCCGATAGACTCCCAGAATACCTGCTCATATTATTTATCCTATCTAAGTAAAGCTTAAACATACCCATACCTTCATACTCCCCTGGATAGACTAGAGCTGCTTCTAAACTAGCACAAATCACTTTTGCCAACGTATATTCACCCTCAATGTGTGCCGGATCCGGCAAGTTATTGTCATTATATCTGTTTGACCCTGTTAGCTGGTCACAATGTTCTATCCATTGATCACTTGACCCTTTCATAGCTTTTCTTAAATAAGTTCTTTTATTACCAAAATCTTTCTCAATCCAATCAAATACCCCCTCAATCTGATTAGCAGTAAGGCCCATATTGCCTATAATACCGTGAGAAGTTTGTACCGCAAGATTTTTTCGAAATTCTCCAATAGATACTTCAATATGACACATTGTCGGCCATCCAACTCTATCGTACGATTCATTACTCCCTATAATTTCTTGGCTCATTAGATAAACCATAGCACATATATTGTTTAACTTCAATATTCAAACCGGGTATCTACTCACCACTCCGAGTAACCAATCTAGCCACAGATTAATTAACCAGCTTATCTAACCTCAGCTCGACATAACCAAACAGTTAAATAACCCCAACCATTAGTCTCTCTTCCTACTTGGTAAGGTTAAGCTGTGGTTTAATGGGTCTAAGTTGATAGACTGTTATTCCTGCCAATAGATTGACTATAAAGTTAATTGGTCTACGATGTCTAGTATGCTCTATTTGAGATATATTCTTAAGCTGATTGTTGATAGTCTCAATAATACCTCTCTTTCTAAGTACTAACTTCTCCCAGAGAGACATTAGCTGATTTTTCATGTTCTTCTTGATACCAGTTACTAGCTTGATTCCCTTGTTGAGTGGCCTTTGGAACAGCTCCTTTGATATACATCCTCTATCGGCAAATAGGTGACCCAAGACATCCTTGACAAGGGTTAACATGTTAGCTTGATTATTGGAGACTGTACAAAATATTGTGTAAACTCCACTTCGCACAGTCTCGTCTGGTTACCTGGGGTGGTGAGTAGACATGAAACCAAATTTAAAGTACGGTGCTTAAAACATAAGCCAGATATAAAAAATAGATACCGATTAAAATTATCCCACTCTTATGACCAATCTTCCAATTCCTAATCAGCATCAAGAAGATCAGGGCAACTACTGTTGCAAATAGTAGAAAGATACTAGCTATCAGATTCTCTGTGCCAACGGTGATTTCACCCCCCTTCCAGACAATATATGCTAGCCAAGGCATCCCTAGCCCAAACAATACATCAAAAATATTTGACCCCAAAGCATTACTAACGGCCATATCTCCACGGCCTTGTTTGGCTACAATTATTGAGCCAATCAAATCAGGTAAACTTGTTCCAGCAGCCAAGACTGTCAATGCCAAAAAGGTCGGATTAATTGAAAAATAATCCGCGATCACTATGACATGATGAACCAATTGGTGACTAAGCCCAGCAATTACCAGAATGGACATCACAAAACTCAAAACATATAACCTAGGGAACTTATCAGGACTTGGAATAACCAAACCTACCAACCTCCTCGATAATCTGCCAAGAGCGTTGACAGGATTGTTCTCGATCAATTCTATAGCATCAACATCTTGGTACTTGAATAATTTACGCCAATAAATAGCAGCAATCACATATACCATGTAGACCAAGACAAAAATTCCTGCCTCCAGTATATTGATTTTGCCATCTGAAAATGCCCAAAATAATAACAAAATAGTCAATATATAAAATCCCATATCTCGCAAAACCGGTTGCCACTGCAGCTTAACGACCCGAAACATCGAAGATGCCCCGATAATCACCAAAACGTTAAAAATTGCAGACCCAACAATTGTCCCCGCACCGATGTCTCCAGATCCTGTCTGTGTTCCAAAAACTGCAAAGGTAGATGTAAAAAGTTCTGGGGCACTTGATCCAATAGCCAGCAAAGTTGCCCCAGCTGCATCACTACTTAATCCAAGCTTTTTAGCAAGTCTATCAATCGCAGGAACAAAAAAATCTTCACTGACTATTGATAGCAGGTAAAAAGCCCCCAGGACTAGCAAAACTGACCAAACCATAGCAAGCATTATCCGATCTCCCCAATTGCTTTTGCGATCCGATCTACCAAGTCCAATTGAAAGACTGAGGGAATTATCAAATCCTGATCTGGGTCTTCGATGAAGCTTGCAATCTCTCTAGCAGCTGCCAGCTTATGCTCAGAAGTAATTCTTTTGATCTGATACTCCAAAACACCTTTGAATATACCCGGGAATGCCAGAGCATTATTAACCTGATTTGGATAATCACTCCTACCTGTGGCTACCACCATCGCTCCAGCCTGTTTTGCCAGACCTGGATCAATCTCTGGTATTGGGTTTGCTAAGGCAAAGATAATCGCTTGATCAGCCATGGTTTTGACCATATCAGGAGTAATACTACCTGGTCCAGAAACACCAATCAAAATATCAGATCCCTTGATTGCTACTTCAGCTTGGCCTTGAATCAACCTTTTATTGGTAATCTTGGCTAAATCCGCTTTATCAAAACGCAGACCAGGTCTTCCCAGATAAATTATCCCCTCACGATCCACTACCAGTACCTCAGCATCTGGGTATTGCTCAACAATTAGTCTAGCTATGGCCTGACCAGCAGCTCCCGCCCCGAGAATAACGACTCGTGATTGGTTGATATCTTTGTTAACTACCTTACTTGCATTGATTAATCCCGCGAGAACCACTATTGCTGTCCCATGTTGATCGTCATGCATCACCGCAATATCTAGATGCTCGATCAAGCGTCTTTCAAGCTCAAAACACTCAGGAGCCCTGATATCCTCCAGATTGATTGCTCCAAAGTTTGGCGCTACAGCCATAATAATCTCAAACATCTGATCTACCGAATCAGCATCGATCACAAGAGGCCAAGCATCTACACCAGCAAATTGTTTGAGCAATAGTGCCTTGCCTTCCATTACTGGTAGGCTTGCAGCTGCTCCGATATTGCCCAACCCTAGAACAGCTGATCCATTGGAGATAATTCCAATAGTTTGCCGAGCTGAAGTCAGATCCCAAGACAAACTAGCATCTTCCGATATTGCCTTCGATACTGCACCAACACCAGGAGTATAGACAGTGCTCAAATCTTCTTGATCTTTGATTTCTAGTTTTGGGATGATAGACAATTTTCCCTTTAGCTTGCGATGTAAATCCAGTGCCAATGCATCATAATCATTTTTCATTATCCTATCATAACATAGACTGATCAGACTTATTTATTCTTTATCCAACGTGGTTCCTGGTATCAAATCACCTACTTTAGGCTACAATAATATCTTCACCTGATTGGCTTTAGATTATTAGATATCTTAATGAAAAGGTTCTTCTAGTCTCAAGCTAAATAATTTTATACTCAGAGTTATTTAGAATAAATCTATAGGATATGATTCTGAACTTTATTGATATGAATCTAGATAAGATCGAGACCTATCTCATCATCTTTGACATCTCTGGATTGCCCTGAAGGCAATGTCAAAATCGCATATATTATATGTGTTGAGCCTATAATACCCATGCCAGAGAATGGTTACCTATAAATTCCTCTAAATTTTTGGGAATGATTATTCTAATTATTCTTGGATTTTAGGTCTTTTTTAATAGTACTCGTCCTTCACCTGAAAAAGATTGCCGAGAATCGTGTATTGAGCTCCTGTTTTTTTGATTATCTATTTTTGTCATTTTCCGTATTCTCGAATCAAAGCTTCGGAGATAATACACAATCTGTCGCCAACCCAAATCTTATAAACTCTCGTCACATCATCAATCTACATACTATGTCACTTTCCAACCCCCTCCACCCCGTCATCCTCCACAATCCCACACCTCATCATATTCCAAATTTCTACCAACTCTCACTCTCGTCATATTCCAAAATCCTGTAACTCACCCTCTCGTCATATTCAGGTTGCCCGAAGGGCAAGACTGAAGATCCAGCATTTCACATCGAGTGGTTACTCAAATTTCAGCAGAAGGGTGGATGCCCCGTAAGCTCTCCGAGCTTCGGAGGATGACAAGAAGAAATTATAATATAACGATTATAGTTACCCTATTGTTTCTTTGTATCCAAAACTACGCCTTGAAGATGACATAAAAATTGGCAATTATATACTAGACGTCACCAATTTATGATTAATCTTCTAAAAATTTGAGTTAGTTACTATCTTCTCTCTGTTTTTTAGCCCATTTTACTAAGTCTTTGTTTTTGATGGCTGGTGTTTTTGCTACTCTCTTGACGGCATCTTTGAAATTACCATCAATCCTAACACGCCGCTCATTTTCACGTACTGGTTTTTTTTGGTCACTTTTAATTTGAGCCTCAAGTTCCCCGATCTCTTTTTTTGTTGGCATCTCGTCGTTCATTAAGTCTGATTATATCGTAGTGTAGTTATTACTGTATACTTAATGTGGATATCGAAAAGGAAACAAAAATATGGATGAAGTGCTCTCAAAACAATCTGAACATTTTGAAGTACCGGACACAGAATCGGTACTGGCAACGTTGGTCTGACGGCGTTACCTGTCCTAAGTGCGGTGAAATTGATATAAAGATATACAAACTAGCCAGCGGCCGCATTAAGTGCGCAAGTTGTCGCAACACATTTACGGTGCGTACCCGCAGCATTTTTGAAGATAGCCCCGTTCCACTCCAAAAGTGGTTTCTGGCTATTTACCTATGCGCCAGCTACAAAAAGGGTATTTCATCACTCCAACTCAGTAAGTACATTGCTGTGACGCAAAAAACCGCTTGGTTTATGCTGCAACGTATTCGTTATGTCTTTGAGAATGACAGCTTTGAACTGTTGTCTGGTGACGTTGAGATGGACGAAGCGTACATTGGCGGCAAAGACAGTAACAAGCACGCTCACAAACGTCTGAAAGCCCTATCGGGCAAGGGCGCCCAAGGCTTTGGTAGTAAGAACAGTAAAGCACCTGTCGTTGGCATGGTAGAACGTGGTGGGCGGCTACACGCCATTGCCACAAAAGATACAGGTAGCAAAACACTCATGACTTTAGCTCGTCAGCACATAGATATAAACGCAACTGTCTATACCGACGAACACATGCCGTATCGCGCACTGCCAAAGATTGGCTTTAAACATGAAAGTGTTAATCACGGTGTCAAAGAATTTGTCAATGGTATGGCAAGTACGAATACCGCTGAATCTTTTTGGTCACACTTGAAGCGTGGTATTAACGGTATTTACCACCACGTTAGTGCCAAACACCTACAGAAATATTGTGACGAATATAGCTACCGCTGGAACACCAGGGACTTGACTGATGGTGAGCGTTTCGAGGATTGGTTTAGCCATATTAACGGCAAGCGACTGACCTATAAATCACTTACGACCAAGCAATCTTAAATATTCCACCGCTACCTAATCTATATTTCTTATTCTGCCTCTATTATTTTTCTCTCTTTCTCCCTCTCCTATTTTATATAAATATAGAGAAGAAGAATTGAATTAGCATACTGGACATGGCTAGTAGTTAGTTAGATGGTAGTTTTATGATATGTGTAGGTTTAGTTATTGGACATTAGTTTATAGATATATGAGCTTAGTTTAGGTTGAATTGAGTATGAATGAAGTTATTGTTAAGTATCGTAGACCGTTAAACGAACAGCAGATTAAAGTATTGCATTGGCTGTATTGGGTACGGTTTAGCACGAGCAAACAAATAGCTACGCATCTACGGAAATCTGACCATAAGGCTATCCAGAATAAACTTCAAATACTAGAACAGCAAGAGCTGATTGGCAAGCGCTACCACAAATCCTACATGCTCCGAGGACGACCAGCCGAGTATTACCTCACACCCAATGGCGCACGCCAGTTAGAGAAACTCAAACCGAAAGCTACAAACACCTGGGCAGTTAAATCGCTGTACAAGAACAAAACAGTTTCGGAAGAATTTCTAACCCACTGTATCGGCGTTACAGAAACAGCTCTCACACTAAAGTTCTTATATGGTGACAAGCTAGGTATCTACACTAAAAGCTACATGGTGCAGTACAGTAATTACCCAACATGGACACCAGACTTGTATTTGAAGCTTGAAACGAGTGCCACTAGCCAGCCGCATCACTACTTCCTAGATGTCTGGGACAGCACGAAACCGTTCTTTGTCAGTGTCAGGAAGATACGAAACTACGTCAACTTCAAAGATAGTAGCGACTGGAAAGAGGATGAGCCGTATCCAGTTATTCTTGCCATATGTGAAGTCGACCGAACTCAGAAAAAGCTGAATCGGCAGATGGAACGTATTTTAGATGAACAATGGGATGATGAGCTAGTGTTTGCGACGACTACCACCAATAAACTGGAGCAAGCTACAAAGTCTTCAGACGAGATTTGGGCTAAGGTGAGTGCTGATGATGACGTTGCACTCATGACCCTCAAAGGATTGTTGGTACAATAAGTGGTAACCTTTGGCAAAGTATCGTGTTATCCTTCCAACCAACCTAAAACCGTCACCCGCTCGGTATGAACTTTACGGCTGCCCAACTGCTTGCCGAATACTTTAAGACAAACGTTGAATTTATTTCACGCTCCAATCATAAGACACCTGACTTCATTATCAATGGTGTGAAATGGGAACTTAAGAGCCCAACTGGTATCGGAAAGCGAAACATTGAACGCCAGCTGCAAACTGGCATTAAGCAATCCAAGAACATTATATTTGATGCTCGTCGCTCCAAAATACACATAGCTAGAATCAGGAATGTTCTTAACTACCAGTTTCGTCTGGCAAAGAGTATCAAGCGAATTGTACTGATCGACAAAAGCAAAAACGTTATTTAGCTGACAAGATAGACTGTGTTATACTCTAGACATTAGAAGGCTCGGCAGCGTTGGATTACGCAGGTTCTGAACCTTCTTTTTTTGTACGCAACTCATTGGCAAAAGTTATCAAAAGTACTAACTATTTGCTATTTGCGACAATACTCATCGCTTGGTTTTGAACAACCATACACAAGTCTCGCATCTAACTTAGCAGTTTCATCTGCGGGATAAATTTCGTAGTTTAGATATAGGGTGTATGGATTATGAGTGAGATAGAATCTTACATCTAGTGGTTTATAGTTAATTTCCGCGAGCTGCTGTTCTTTATACTCTAGACAGTATCTCTTCTCACCACAATCAAGGGCAGTCTTTTGCAGGTTAGCAACCTCTTTTTCTCTTTTGCTTGTCGCTTCTGCGATAAACGACTGCAGGTCTTTTCCTCCCTGAATAGTCCAACCAAGACCAACTAGGTTTTCCTCTAATTCCGCACCACGCTTAGCAGGATTGGCTGCAGACACAAAGCTATCATTTAAAAATCCAGGCTTATACTGCCATCCAAAACCATCCTTTGTACCTGACGGTAAGAGGTTAACCTTAAATGTATAGTAATAATGGGGTTTTCCTGATTGAAAATCTAAGCCCGTACCGCTATTGAGTGCTTGAATAGCCTTTTCATACGTAGTTTTTGCTTCTACAGGATGAATAAACTTCGCATGCGAGTTACCTGATATGATCCGATTTCCACTACGCTGGCTAACTATTCCAGCTAGTGGCAAGGGTGGAATAACTAGAACCATGCAGATTATGAGTATCTTCTTTTTTACCATATATACAGTATAGCTTAAGCTGATTCTCCTATTGTTTCACCATATTTACAGGGACAACAAACTACATAGATTAAATTGGAAGCTGGTTCATCAGCTTAATAAACTGAGCCTCAGTTCCGGCGGTAATCATACTCAGCATTACTGAGATGCCGTTATCAAGCCCAGTGTCTTTCACATAATGTGCTCGCAAGTATTCTAGGTGCCCAGCTTGGAATGTGTCTGCTCCCTTCATCCCAAAATAATTCTTAAACTGAGCCATGCGAGCCAGTAGCTCGTCGGAATTACGCAAGTAGTTCGGCTGTCTAACAGATGAAGCATCAACAAGCTCATCATAAGCTTGCCAATCAAAACCACTTTTAACTTCTTGGGAAGCAGCCCCTTGCGCATCAACCATGCCATGATATGCTTCATGCCCAGCGATTATGTCTTTCTGCCTATCAGTGAGTGGAGTGCCATCTTGCTTAATCGCATCGGAATATAGTGTGCCGGGTTGACTGATCTTTCCGTGTCCTAGGCCACCAGGAGTTTTACCGCCAACCTCTCCAGGTAACCCATATCCAACCGATGAATATACATTGTTAAGATTGTCATCGAACGCACCTAATTGTTGCTGATAATGCGCTTGAAAATGCTTAGGTTTATCAAGGCTAGATTGTGGGGCTCCTAGTGACATCGAGCTAATATGGACTTCTATAAATCTTCTAAACTTATCTCTAAACTCTGGGCTTTGCATGCGTTCATGCTGAAGATTAAACCAGCTTTCCTGGTAGTTAGCCGCTTCAGCTACAGGTGTGGTTTCATCGTAGGTAGCTTCCACCTGATTGCCGGTATAATTGTTGGGTAATGTACCCGACGGTTCACCGTCATCGTGATTTATAGCTGTAATTTCGGCGGTAGTCTCTGTAATTGCTTCAGCGTTCATAGTGCTATTAATATCCAGAACAAGAAGTTTTGGCATTGTTTCTCTGTACCGAACGTTTGATAGAATTGGATGAGATTTAAGCTTTCCATACCTTTAGTCTATCGAAGCTGAATGGTAACGTCAAGTATATAATTGCCTAAAAATTTGTTTTATCAGTTTTTGAGTTCATGATTAATATCATGATAAAATATAAAACATGATAAATTTTCTTGGTTTAATGATAATTATTCTGGCAGTCGTAATTTTAAAATACAAAAAGACTATCTATATGAGCATTGGTCATCTGGGTGCAGTTGAAAGCTGGTTCCCAGGAGGTACATGGGGATTTCTAAACCTATTCCCAATTATTATGATTGTCTTTGGATTTATCTTACTATTCGGTTTAGGTAA
Coding sequences within:
- a CDS encoding calcium/sodium antiporter; the encoded protein is MLAMVWSVLLVLGAFYLLSIVSEDFFVPAIDRLAKKLGLSSDAAGATLLAIGSSAPELFTSTFAVFGTQTGSGDIGAGTIVGSAIFNVLVIIGASSMFRVVKLQWQPVLRDMGFYILTILLLFWAFSDGKINILEAGIFVLVYMVYVIAAIYWRKLFKYQDVDAIELIENNPVNALGRLSRRLVGLVIPSPDKFPRLYVLSFVMSILVIAGLSHQLVHHVIVIADYFSINPTFLALTVLAAGTSLPDLIGSIIVAKQGRGDMAVSNALGSNIFDVLFGLGMPWLAYIVWKGGEITVGTENLIASIFLLFATVVALIFLMLIRNWKIGHKSGIILIGIYFLYLAYVLSTVL
- a CDS encoding NADP-dependent malic enzyme; translated protein: MMKNDYDALALDLHRKLKGKLSIIPKLEIKDQEDLSTVYTPGVGAVSKAISEDASLSWDLTSARQTIGIISNGSAVLGLGNIGAAASLPVMEGKALLLKQFAGVDAWPLVIDADSVDQMFEIIMAVAPNFGAINLEDIRAPECFELERRLIEHLDIAVMHDDQHGTAIVVLAGLINASKVVNKDINQSRVVILGAGAAGQAIARLIVEQYPDAEVLVVDREGIIYLGRPGLRFDKADLAKITNKRLIQGQAEVAIKGSDILIGVSGPGSITPDMVKTMADQAIIFALANPIPEIDPGLAKQAGAMVVATGRSDYPNQVNNALAFPGIFKGVLEYQIKRITSEHKLAAAREIASFIEDPDQDLIIPSVFQLDLVDRIAKAIGEIG
- a CDS encoding replication-relaxation family protein; translated protein: MNEVIVKYRRPLNEQQIKVLHWLYWVRFSTSKQIATHLRKSDHKAIQNKLQILEQQELIGKRYHKSYMLRGRPAEYYLTPNGARQLEKLKPKATNTWAVKSLYKNKTVSEEFLTHCIGVTETALTLKFLYGDKLGIYTKSYMVQYSNYPTWTPDLYLKLETSATSQPHHYFLDVWDSTKPFFVSVRKIRNYVNFKDSSDWKEDEPYPVILAICEVDRTQKKLNRQMERILDEQWDDELVFATTTTNKLEQATKSSDEIWAKVSADDDVALMTLKGLLVQ